The proteins below are encoded in one region of Methanospirillum lacunae:
- a CDS encoding tetratricopeptide repeat protein — MILPYLFLSQHINPKQLILSPMSRLPLHILLVFMAILVMTGCPASALSADQVNDSAAISSQPDRHKEIIEAYDNALKIHPKTGPAWVIRGMNLYGLGRYEEAIEAYDQALNLSPKDAGIYASKGLALSKLDKYDEAIEMYNQALTIDPDYSFAWNAKGLVLSKEGKTQEAIKAFDQALAIDPENVKVQENREAALKLLNS; from the coding sequence ATGATTCTGCCATACCTGTTCTTATCACAACATATTAATCCAAAGCAACTAATTCTATCTCCTATGAGTCGATTACCGCTTCATATCCTGCTAGTATTCATGGCAATACTCGTGATGACTGGCTGTCCTGCAAGTGCTTTGTCAGCTGATCAGGTGAATGACAGTGCTGCTATTTCATCTCAACCAGACCGGCATAAAGAAATCATTGAAGCATATGATAATGCACTTAAGATTCATCCAAAAACCGGCCCGGCATGGGTAATACGAGGAATGAACTTGTATGGTCTTGGCAGGTATGAGGAAGCCATTGAAGCATACGATCAGGCACTTAATTTAAGCCCTAAAGATGCTGGCATATATGCAAGCAAAGGACTTGCCTTATCAAAACTTGACAAATATGACGAGGCCATAGAGATGTATAACCAGGCTCTTACAATAGATCCGGATTATTCATTTGCATGGAATGCAAAGGGACTTGTTTTATCGAAAGAGGGTAAAACTCAGGAAGCCATCAAAGCATTTGACCAGGCCCTTGCAATTGATCCCGAGAATGTCAAAGTACAAGAGAACAGAGAGGCTGCATTGAAACTACTCAATTCATAA